The following coding sequences lie in one Nesterenkonia lutea genomic window:
- a CDS encoding metal-dependent hydrolase family protein — protein sequence MSSDLLIRGAAVWTGGESAQVQDLVVREDRIVSITNPGAAPTQTDAEVIDGTGCTLIPGLIDAHVHLTTPSEAHQPRSNADFRANAEPAEKALHGYRNAIKALGAGVTTLRVIGHRNSAEAELRDLIERGSYIGPRLKVAPWWVTATGGHGDMFIMKGVTRQPYDTADGPYECRKLVRMQAAQGADFIKVMASGGLMSHGDKPEWPNYTVEELGAIVDEAHSLGLPVAAHAHSREGIRRSLFAGVDSIEHGTYLDDELREVMVEQGTYLVPTLLISAEVRDKPPGSVVSPEAQRAMGDILDHQIEQVAKAHQAGVKIAFGTDSSGNVCEFGRHARELALYVQAGMTPSQALRTSSVYSAELLGVSESIGAVEEGKAADLLLVEGDPLSDISVLTRTGAIRRVVIRGVDVTAFSRLHSEVLMP from the coding sequence ATGAGTAGCGATTTATTGATTCGAGGAGCCGCGGTGTGGACGGGCGGCGAAAGCGCTCAGGTCCAGGACCTTGTGGTTCGTGAGGACCGAATTGTCTCGATCACGAACCCGGGGGCAGCACCGACGCAGACTGACGCCGAGGTGATTGACGGTACTGGGTGCACTCTTATTCCCGGTCTAATCGACGCCCACGTGCACCTGACAACGCCTTCGGAGGCTCATCAGCCACGCTCCAACGCAGATTTCCGTGCTAACGCGGAACCGGCGGAGAAGGCTCTTCATGGCTATCGGAATGCGATCAAGGCGCTCGGCGCTGGAGTGACAACACTGCGCGTCATCGGTCACCGGAATAGTGCTGAGGCGGAACTGCGCGACCTCATCGAGAGGGGCTCGTATATCGGCCCTCGTCTCAAAGTTGCGCCATGGTGGGTCACCGCCACCGGTGGGCACGGGGACATGTTCATCATGAAGGGCGTCACTCGGCAACCCTACGACACGGCGGACGGTCCCTATGAATGCCGCAAGCTGGTGCGCATGCAAGCGGCCCAGGGCGCGGACTTCATCAAAGTCATGGCCTCAGGCGGTCTCATGTCTCACGGGGACAAACCAGAGTGGCCCAACTATACCGTGGAGGAGCTCGGCGCGATCGTCGACGAAGCGCACTCTTTGGGTCTTCCGGTTGCCGCCCATGCGCATTCGCGGGAAGGCATCCGACGGTCGCTTTTCGCGGGCGTGGACAGTATCGAACACGGCACATATCTGGATGACGAACTCCGCGAGGTAATGGTGGAGCAGGGAACCTACTTGGTCCCCACTCTCCTTATTTCAGCGGAAGTAAGAGATAAGCCACCAGGAAGCGTCGTCAGTCCCGAAGCGCAGCGAGCCATGGGAGACATTCTCGATCACCAGATCGAGCAGGTGGCGAAGGCACACCAGGCTGGTGTGAAGATCGCGTTTGGCACGGACAGTTCCGGAAACGTCTGCGAGTTCGGTCGGCACGCCCGTGAGCTAGCGCTCTACGTCCAGGCCGGTATGACGCCATCGCAGGCACTGAGGACCTCCTCGGTGTACTCGGCCGAGTTGCTGGGGGTGAGCGAGAGTATCGGTGCGGTCGAGGAAGGGAAGGCAGCTGACTTGCTCCTAGTAGAGGGAGATCCTCTTTCGGACATTTCCGTCCTGACCCGAACGGGGGCTATTCGCAGGGTCGTGATCCGAGGGGTGGACGTGACCGCGTTCTCTCGTCTTCACAGCGAAGTCCTTATGCCGTAG
- a CDS encoding DMT family transporter → MRVSGRTAALLVVCVALWGGHYPTAALVVDDISPFSLTFLRWVGALLPLVLIAWVAERPELLAIAKALPQLLLLSCLGMLMYAMLMYSALELIEPVPASMVGASTPAVLAVLGALMAGERLNARLVIGIGVSLVGVIIVISGGNTEALFLTDFSRGHVYMVGVVVAWSLYSIWGRVPGVPPITAVAVQAAIAVLVMLPFVALFGIEAPSRSATGWALLFIALVPSVACYVLWSIALRLTPSGHAGVFLNLAVFSSVGLAVVFGYKVTVADLTGGAFVIAGVLVSSVSAARQPPPSSPEPL, encoded by the coding sequence ATGCGAGTTTCCGGCCGCACTGCGGCCCTCTTAGTTGTATGCGTAGCCCTGTGGGGTGGGCACTACCCGACCGCAGCCCTTGTCGTGGATGATATCTCGCCCTTCTCTCTCACGTTTCTGCGCTGGGTGGGAGCCCTTCTGCCACTTGTATTGATCGCTTGGGTGGCGGAGCGTCCGGAACTCCTTGCCATAGCTAAGGCCCTGCCGCAACTGTTGTTGCTTTCATGCCTGGGCATGCTGATGTACGCGATGCTGATGTACTCTGCGCTCGAACTGATCGAGCCGGTGCCTGCCTCTATGGTCGGGGCGTCGACTCCTGCTGTGTTGGCTGTCCTCGGCGCATTAATGGCCGGAGAACGCCTAAACGCTCGGTTGGTGATAGGTATCGGGGTCAGCCTCGTGGGGGTGATCATTGTGATCTCCGGGGGGAATACAGAGGCCCTGTTTCTCACGGATTTCAGTAGAGGTCATGTGTATATGGTCGGCGTGGTCGTCGCCTGGAGCCTCTATTCGATTTGGGGTCGTGTGCCTGGCGTCCCCCCGATCACAGCAGTCGCAGTACAGGCCGCGATCGCTGTACTGGTGATGCTTCCGTTCGTTGCGCTCTTCGGTATCGAGGCACCTTCTCGGAGCGCGACAGGCTGGGCTCTTCTATTCATCGCCCTGGTGCCATCGGTGGCCTGCTACGTCTTGTGGAGCATTGCATTGCGTCTAACGCCTTCCGGACACGCAGGAGTGTTCTTGAATTTGGCGGTCTTCTCGTCGGTGGGCCTCGCTGTTGTCTTTGGCTATAAAGTCACGGTCGCGGATTTGACGGGGGGAGCTTTCGTGATTGCTGGAGTGCTGGTGTCTAGCGTATCGGCGGCTAGACAACCGCCACCAAGTTCCCCAGAACCATTGTGA
- a CDS encoding dimethylsulfonioproprionate lyase family protein: MSEPSAEVSFVERHPLVAHATEEGYHKIGHGPVDSDAGVDPRDEGRIQGLLGATNTGSKDVNLGLGKMSPGDYHLRHHHPRGSEWYYFIKGAGLVHLNDDRVRVRPGTAIYIPAGTVHAVLNDGDEDIEMLWGISTGEYGDIGLVYDE, translated from the coding sequence ATGTCGGAACCCTCTGCAGAAGTGAGCTTCGTAGAGCGCCATCCATTGGTGGCCCATGCCACCGAGGAGGGCTATCACAAGATCGGTCATGGACCCGTTGACAGCGACGCCGGCGTAGACCCCCGTGACGAGGGAAGGATTCAGGGTCTCTTGGGTGCCACCAACACGGGCTCGAAGGACGTAAATCTGGGGTTAGGGAAGATGTCGCCGGGTGATTACCATCTTCGCCACCACCACCCCCGCGGCAGCGAATGGTACTACTTTATTAAAGGTGCCGGTTTGGTCCACCTCAACGACGATCGTGTACGCGTGAGACCTGGAACGGCGATCTATATCCCCGCCGGCACGGTCCACGCGGTGCTCAACGACGGGGATGAGGACATTGAGATGTTGTGGGGTATCTCTACCGGCGAATACGGTGACATCGGACTGGTCTACGACGAGTAG
- a CDS encoding amino acid ABC transporter ATP-binding protein, with the protein MTMSEMTSAPITPIADGSNMSLDSAAATAAIFLEDIHMRFGNVHALSGADLTIQPREVVALIGPSGSGKSTLLRTVNLLAPLTSGRVTIGGTTLSDVPEGGKQQIKMTEKEINKHRARVGMVFQHFNLFPHLTAIQNVVLGPTTVQQTPPAEAKERGAVLLEKFGLGDKLDVSPRHLSGGQKQRVAIARALAMKPEVMLFDEVTAALDPEMVGEVITIMRQLATEDLTMVVATHEMDFALEVADRVVFMDEGRIVETGPARDVLLHPQQARTQAFLTRLNRR; encoded by the coding sequence ATGACTATGTCGGAAATGACATCCGCCCCGATCACCCCGATTGCCGATGGGAGCAACATGAGCCTTGATTCGGCTGCCGCAACGGCGGCCATTTTCTTGGAAGACATTCATATGCGGTTCGGGAACGTTCATGCGCTGAGCGGGGCTGACCTGACCATTCAACCTCGGGAAGTCGTCGCCCTTATTGGCCCTTCTGGCTCGGGTAAATCGACACTTCTACGTACCGTGAATCTGCTTGCCCCGCTGACATCGGGACGCGTGACGATCGGCGGGACCACGCTTTCAGATGTGCCGGAAGGAGGTAAGCAGCAGATAAAAATGACTGAGAAGGAGATAAATAAACACCGTGCACGTGTGGGCATGGTGTTTCAACACTTCAACCTCTTCCCTCACCTAACAGCAATCCAGAACGTCGTCCTGGGTCCTACAACTGTGCAGCAGACGCCCCCCGCAGAGGCCAAAGAGCGGGGTGCGGTGCTGCTGGAGAAGTTTGGTTTGGGGGACAAGCTGGACGTCAGTCCGAGGCACCTGTCTGGAGGCCAGAAGCAACGCGTAGCTATCGCGCGCGCGCTGGCCATGAAGCCTGAGGTCATGCTCTTCGACGAGGTGACCGCCGCTCTCGATCCGGAGATGGTGGGAGAAGTGATCACCATCATGCGACAACTAGCCACCGAAGATCTGACCATGGTCGTCGCTACCCACGAGATGGACTTCGCGCTGGAAGTCGCGGATCGTGTGGTCTTTATGGATGAGGGAAGGATCGTGGAAACCGGACCAGCTCGGGACGTCTTGCTCCACCCCCAGCAAGCCCGCACGCAGGCATTCCTCACGCGCCTCAATCGGCGATGA
- a CDS encoding zinc-binding dehydrogenase gives MANVELAAMRGATVVAVASAAKHEEVRARGAHHVIEREADLVGELRRTVGEKQLHVILDVVGGPSFPAMLSNLEPGGHYVAAGAIAGPLVKLDLRELIYADLRMTGQATARPEALQNLVRYAEAGVLRPRIAAIYPLGELIEAQRAFVNKAYVGKIVIDVDRAESPICS, from the coding sequence TTGGCGAATGTTGAGTTGGCCGCGATGCGCGGTGCCACTGTGGTGGCGGTCGCAAGTGCCGCGAAGCACGAGGAAGTCCGTGCGCGGGGGGCACACCATGTCATCGAACGCGAGGCCGACCTCGTTGGCGAACTCCGTCGCACCGTCGGAGAAAAACAACTGCATGTCATCCTCGACGTGGTGGGCGGTCCGAGTTTCCCTGCCATGTTGTCGAACCTCGAACCGGGCGGACATTACGTCGCCGCTGGCGCTATCGCTGGCCCGCTAGTGAAGTTAGATCTTCGTGAGCTGATCTACGCTGACCTGAGGATGACCGGTCAGGCCACCGCCCGGCCCGAGGCTCTGCAGAATCTAGTCCGCTACGCCGAGGCAGGTGTCCTAAGGCCGCGGATAGCGGCTATATATCCACTCGGTGAACTGATTGAGGCGCAGCGGGCGTTTGTGAACAAGGCCTACGTAGGCAAGATTGTCATAGACGTTGATCGCGCCGAATCACCCATTTGCTCGTAA
- a CDS encoding substrate-binding periplasmic protein: MTARYRPLSVSIALLGLTAIAGCGGQTTQGGSEDPDPGAGGTDVEEIDSDGADYEGPELPEGMDELRFGWAQLTDYSSRNPTNDEIEGLYVDVARDIAEDIGVDIVFSESTWPTIVLGLEADKYDFTFVGKTEERETQSDFTEDLLEADFTFAVREGETEELPDFDALDVEGNTIGVTTGSNTDEALTPLVENAEILRVQDVGGVLLAVQNGQADAMAGVRDYLLASIEGYPLETVDSAWGTSVQGITVPPGNDELLEVMSYQAERLKDEGVIEDLIEKYELIGVEASE; this comes from the coding sequence ATGACAGCACGTTATCGTCCACTTTCTGTATCTATTGCCCTTCTGGGGCTTACCGCGATCGCCGGCTGCGGCGGACAAACCACCCAGGGCGGGTCTGAAGATCCAGATCCAGGCGCGGGCGGCACTGACGTCGAGGAGATCGACAGCGACGGCGCGGATTATGAAGGTCCCGAGCTCCCTGAGGGGATGGACGAACTGCGTTTCGGATGGGCCCAACTGACCGATTATTCGTCGCGGAACCCTACCAACGACGAGATCGAAGGCCTATATGTGGACGTCGCTCGCGATATTGCTGAGGACATCGGAGTTGATATCGTCTTCAGCGAAAGCACGTGGCCCACCATCGTATTAGGTCTTGAAGCCGACAAGTATGACTTTACCTTTGTGGGAAAAACCGAGGAACGTGAAACTCAGTCGGACTTCACGGAGGACCTTCTCGAGGCTGACTTCACTTTCGCCGTACGTGAGGGCGAAACTGAAGAACTTCCGGATTTCGATGCCCTTGACGTCGAGGGAAACACCATCGGCGTGACTACCGGATCTAACACAGATGAAGCACTGACTCCGCTCGTGGAGAATGCCGAGATTCTCCGCGTACAGGACGTGGGCGGAGTTCTGCTCGCCGTCCAGAACGGTCAGGCTGACGCCATGGCCGGAGTTCGTGACTACCTCCTCGCTTCCATCGAAGGTTATCCCTTGGAGACTGTCGATAGTGCTTGGGGAACATCCGTCCAGGGGATCACCGTGCCCCCAGGAAACGATGAACTTCTTGAGGTGATGAGCTACCAGGCCGAGCGCCTTAAAGACGAAGGCGTGATCGAAGACCTAATTGAGAAGTACGAGCTAATCGGCGTCGAGGCTTCCGAGTGA
- a CDS encoding flavin reductase family protein: MTSTQAPQTWEFGEFFGRYPAEVCIVTTQTLAGTPTGSTCTAVMALSDSPPSLLISFMTTSNTLKQIRRSGEFGVNAMGLGGESAVRRFATKAEDKFAGVLWHSPGGDTGYSGAMLSEGVFGYAHCRVENVIEVGDHALVVGHIDDILPGDVSTPLLYAQRAMWFPQAVPMEMAR, from the coding sequence ATGACAAGCACGCAAGCGCCCCAGACATGGGAATTCGGAGAGTTCTTCGGGAGGTACCCCGCCGAAGTCTGCATCGTTACCACTCAGACCCTCGCGGGTACGCCTACTGGTTCCACTTGCACTGCCGTAATGGCCCTCTCCGATTCGCCTCCCTCGTTGCTGATCTCCTTCATGACCACCTCCAATACGCTAAAGCAAATCCGGCGCTCGGGTGAATTTGGGGTGAACGCCATGGGACTAGGCGGAGAGAGCGCCGTGCGTAGGTTCGCCACCAAAGCTGAGGATAAGTTCGCTGGAGTGCTGTGGCACAGTCCCGGCGGAGACACAGGCTATAGCGGTGCAATGCTCTCGGAAGGCGTGTTTGGTTACGCACACTGTCGAGTTGAAAACGTCATTGAGGTTGGCGATCACGCACTAGTTGTCGGACATATTGATGACATTCTCCCTGGTGATGTCTCCACGCCGCTGCTGTATGCACAGCGGGCGATGTGGTTCCCGCAGGCCGTGCCTATGGAAATGGCGAGGTGA
- a CDS encoding amino acid ABC transporter permease, with translation MYEFDWSVVQEYAPYVASGVPLTLFIALSAIAGGIVLGMPLGVLLVRSWRPLQWLIRVYVEVFRNIPVLVQVVWLYYALPIVSGQTIDGVTAGIVAIGLNASAYLADITRGGIIGMASGQSEAARSLGMSARQTMTKVILPQAWRRLIAPFAGMFVVIVKNTALVSYIGVLDILHRGNVVQTHTFRPLEAYTLVAIFYFLVVSAVVFAMRGVERRWSPAIE, from the coding sequence GTGTATGAATTCGACTGGTCGGTGGTGCAGGAGTACGCGCCGTATGTAGCATCAGGCGTTCCGTTGACGCTCTTCATTGCGCTTTCTGCGATCGCCGGGGGGATAGTTCTGGGTATGCCCTTGGGTGTGCTGCTAGTCCGTTCGTGGCGCCCTCTGCAATGGCTGATTCGTGTCTACGTCGAGGTGTTTCGCAACATTCCGGTCTTGGTGCAAGTGGTTTGGCTATATTATGCGTTGCCAATTGTTTCTGGGCAGACAATCGATGGGGTGACCGCCGGTATCGTCGCCATTGGACTCAATGCGAGCGCGTACCTTGCCGACATCACCCGTGGGGGGATTATCGGGATGGCCTCGGGTCAATCCGAAGCCGCCCGGTCCTTGGGTATGTCGGCGCGACAGACGATGACTAAAGTCATTTTGCCGCAGGCGTGGCGGCGACTCATTGCCCCCTTCGCTGGCATGTTCGTCGTGATTGTCAAGAACACAGCGTTGGTCTCCTACATCGGAGTACTGGATATTTTGCATCGTGGGAATGTAGTTCAAACCCATACTTTCCGCCCGCTTGAGGCTTACACCCTGGTGGCAATTTTCTACTTCTTAGTGGTCTCCGCTGTCGTGTTTGCAATGCGTGGGGTGGAACGCCGCTGGAGCCCAGCTATTGAGTGA
- a CDS encoding oxidoreductase, with amino-acid sequence MSGVTEVDSVDVSTTLAPASIGTLKVRNRIMMSPMCQHRANGDGRPNDWHLVHYGSRSVGNVGVIMLEDTAVLPDGRLGNGGLGLYDDAQVAPFKRVIDFCHTNGATVGVQIGHCARKAFLVDGIEEAAAHDTIAPSAIPFNPESPVPRALEISEIPGIIEAFVAASRRAVAAGVDFIEIHGAHGYLLHEFLSAAANTRQDEYGGDLAGRARLLLEVVRAVRKDLGEDMPLSVRLSATDLVEGGNELEDSVQVAKWLRDEGVTLIDVTSGGLTSSPIGAHSVKQPALAAAIREQAGIATVGVGGVNTIGDADALINEGACDIVGIGRALLRNPFWVREVEGSLVGFRPEPHEKYRGMD; translated from the coding sequence ATGAGCGGAGTGACAGAGGTAGATTCCGTCGACGTCTCCACCACCTTGGCTCCGGCGAGCATCGGAACACTAAAGGTGCGCAATCGCATCATGATGTCGCCCATGTGCCAACACCGGGCTAATGGTGACGGCAGGCCCAATGACTGGCACTTGGTCCACTACGGATCCCGTTCGGTGGGCAACGTCGGTGTCATCATGCTCGAAGACACGGCCGTGCTCCCCGACGGGCGCCTGGGCAACGGAGGGCTAGGGCTGTATGACGACGCGCAGGTCGCACCTTTCAAGAGAGTCATTGACTTCTGCCACACCAACGGAGCTACTGTTGGCGTCCAGATTGGTCATTGCGCCCGTAAGGCTTTTCTCGTCGACGGGATCGAGGAAGCGGCCGCCCATGACACGATCGCACCCAGCGCAATTCCCTTTAACCCCGAATCCCCGGTACCGCGTGCCTTAGAGATCAGTGAAATTCCCGGAATTATTGAAGCGTTCGTCGCCGCCTCGCGTCGAGCCGTGGCGGCCGGCGTAGATTTCATCGAGATACATGGCGCGCACGGTTACTTGCTGCACGAGTTCCTGTCCGCAGCGGCGAATACACGTCAGGACGAGTATGGCGGCGATCTGGCGGGCCGTGCCCGTCTGCTACTTGAGGTAGTTCGCGCCGTGCGCAAGGACTTGGGTGAAGACATGCCGCTATCGGTTCGACTTTCGGCGACCGACCTGGTCGAAGGGGGAAATGAACTAGAAGATTCCGTACAGGTTGCGAAGTGGCTGCGGGACGAGGGCGTGACCCTCATCGACGTTACCTCCGGAGGGCTGACTTCGAGCCCAATCGGAGCTCACAGCGTAAAACAACCCGCCCTGGCTGCTGCGATCCGCGAGCAGGCAGGCATCGCAACAGTTGGCGTAGGAGGAGTCAATACGATCGGTGACGCCGATGCTCTCATTAACGAGGGAGCCTGCGACATCGTTGGAATCGGTCGGGCTCTCCTCCGCAACCCCTTCTGGGTCCGTGAAGTAGAGGGCTCTCTCGTGGGCTTTCGACCTGAGCCCCACGAAAAGTATAGAGGAATGGACTGA